The Anaerohalosphaeraceae bacterium nucleotide sequence AATGTGCAGCGTTACGGTTCGCAGCCGGGCCGGCTGAGACGGGATTCCTCCGCGCATCCCCTGATAAATAAACCATCGGGAAAACGGGTTCATTTTGCGGATGGTCGGCACCTCGAAGAAAGCAAACGACGGAATCTGCGCCTCCAGCGCCTCCATTTTGGGAATCCAGGTATCCACATCAGCCTGCTGCTGCCGAAGAAACGCCACGGCAATCAGGTTATAGTCTTTGCGCAAATTGTCGGGAAACGTGAACGCTTGGCCGGCCAGATTCCGGCCGGTTACGGTGGGGAAAAAGCCGCTTGTGCGGTCTTGAGAAACCATAACCGTCTCCTCGGGTCGGTTGGGAGAACAGCCCGGCAGAACTGTCAGAAGGACCCCTATGATAATCGTTTGCAAGCCGTTCTTTCGGGCAGACATTTTGTTTACTCCTCAATGAGCAGGTGCCAGCGGGGCGGGACGAAATAGGCCTCGCATCGGCAGCCGAGCATAGCGGCCATATTTTCGGAGGTGATGGTTTCCTCCTGGGTGCCGGCGGCCAGGATTTTTCCGTCTTTGAGCAGCAGCACGTGCGAAATCCACGGGCCGATTTCTTCGATATGGTGCGTCACGAACAGGATGGACGGAGCCTCCGGCTGAGCAATCATATATTCAAGGTCTTTCAGGAACCGCACACGCGCCGCCGGGTCCAGGCCGGAGCAGGGTTCATCCAGAATCAGCAGGGTCGGCCGGCAGACCAGGGCCCGGGCAATCATCACTTTCTGCTGTTCGCCCTGAGAGAGAGTCTGGTAGGACTGCTCGGCAATTGCATCGGCCCGCAGACGGGCCAGGGCTGCCAATGCCTGCTCCATTTCTTCAGGATTGGGCCGGCGGTACAGCCCGAGCGTGGCATCCAGGCCGGAGGCAACCACCTCAATCGCCTTGTCCTGAGCGGGCAGCCGCTGCTGCAGGGTGGAGCTGACCAGCCCAATGGTCCGGCGGAGTTTGCGGATGTCCGTAGCACCGAAGGTCTGCTGCTGGACGACGACCCGTCCGAAGGTCGGCCATTCATAGCCGGCCAGGATTTTCAGCAGCGTGGTTTTGCCGGAGCCGTTGGCCCCCAGCAGGGCCCAGTGCTGACCGCGCTGCACCTGCCAGCTGATGCCGTCCAGAATCGTCCGGTTTTTCCGGCAGAAGCAAACCTGTTCGAGCTGAATGACGGATTCCATAGGGATTAGACTCGCCGAAAGGGCCGTCCGGTCAGCCGTT carries:
- a CDS encoding ABC transporter ATP-binding protein; translated protein: MESVIQLEQVCFCRKNRTILDGISWQVQRGQHWALLGANGSGKTTLLKILAGYEWPTFGRVVVQQQTFGATDIRKLRRTIGLVSSTLQQRLPAQDKAIEVVASGLDATLGLYRRPNPEEMEQALAALARLRADAIAEQSYQTLSQGEQQKVMIARALVCRPTLLILDEPCSGLDPAARVRFLKDLEYMIAQPEAPSILFVTHHIEEIGPWISHVLLLKDGKILAAGTQEETITSENMAAMLGCRCEAYFVPPRWHLLIEE